TTTCCCTTTGCACTCTCAGGAAGTTTCATTTCACAGATGAACTCATTACCTTGAGGAGTTGTACGTCAAATCCTCTTATCTTTGGAACAGGAACAGGTGGCAAAACACAATGCTTGATACTGGAAAAAAAAGAGGATTCAAATGTAACTTTCCCTATGGTACACACAACTATGTTTCGTGGTAAATGAAGCTCAATGAATGTCTGTTGACAGAATACACACAATTTTCTCTTCACAGTCAGGATAAACGTGCCCACAAGAACaataaaagacagaaagacgcCAACCACGATCCAGTCTGATTTATCTGGTCTGGTATCtagaaaacaaacaacaacaaggtATTACTTGCGTGACCAATAAGTGACATTTGGCAAATACAGACTTTTCATTCAAAGGGAAATATATAAAAGGTTGAAGCTTACAGTTAGGGACTTCAGCGTAGACCATGGGGCTCCATTCACTCCACAGGCCATGGTCTATCTTGCACTGCACTTGGACCATGAACAGAGCCTCAGGGGGGAGACTGTATATTTCAAATTGTGTCTGTTTGCCTGAGATATACTCCTTTAAAGGCAAACAGAAGAAAACAAACTGGTGTGAAAGGTTGATCGTGTGACACAGAGAAGACAGTAAAACTTAATAATAAACTCCTAATTAGTAAATAGACAAAAATGAATGGTCTTGACCTCCCACTCGTTCTCTTTCTTTTGTTTAATGCGGAGTTGATAGGTGGGTGTGATCCATCCTGAGTGAACATCCAGTCCATGAGGTGGTTCCCATGTCATTAGCAGGTAAGGGCTTTCCTCACTTGATAAGAATACAACTGATGCTGTCAAATTTTCCGGGGCATTGGGATACACTGTGAACACATGTGAAGCGAACCAAGAAAGGATCCAGAGTGAGTCTTACAACTCTGTAACTGCCAGACAATCAGCATTCCACATTGTAAACATTCTATGACTTTTCTGTTACTAAAACCATTTTATTTAGGTAGAATAAAACTTTGAATTGCCTCATGGTAATACGACAAACTCAACGCAGCATTAATGTTATGGTGAAAAACACTTGTGGTAGTAACTACAGGGGGAGATGAAAGTCCCTAGTTACTGCAACTGAAAAAACCTGTTCATCCTCATTCTACCAAGGTTAGCGTGTACACGGCTCTCATACCAGCCAGGACATTTCCACACTTctgtacacacagtacacaatcTCTGTGAGACTATTATATGTActtacagccgtggccaaaagtattgagagcgacatacattttgtatttgcaaagcttgctgggtcttggcataaaatgactgctaatataatttcagtaagtcatatcatcagcacagggaaaagtgtgaactagttctagccaggtgaaatcactctatcattctgattggattttaagagcagactgaatgctgtaaaagagggaactatttgcatatatagaAAATGTTCGCCCCCAAAAAAGCTTTATATATATGAAAATACAaggaaaaatatgaaatgtgccttattggattctatagaaacatgtgaggcatgtgaaaacattttcctcaaatactgaaccagcaaactttgcaaaacacaacatgtgtcattgccaaaacttatggacATGACTGTACTTACCTATATCCATTACATCCACTTCTAAGGGGTCAGATCTGGTTCTGCCCAGGGAGTTGGAGGCCACTATTGTAATGTTGTAGGTGACCCAGATAAATGTGTGCGTCCTGTCAAAGAAGCAGGAGTGGTCTCCTGCAGACTGGTAATCTGGACACTCAAAGGTTTCATCCGAACtgcacagaaacaaaacatgaacATTGACGACAGGAGGCTGGGAAATTCAGGCCGTGACTCATACCGCTGACATACTTTCAGAACTCCGACCCTAGATCTTCTAATGTCCTTTTCTACAAGCACTATTTGTACAATCCTTTCGATtaaaatgtctgctaaatgaataaaatgttgaATGTTATGTCCCATGGACTTATATTTACTTATCACCGATATGCAACGTAATTACCTACGGGGAGAATACACAGCACGTATTATACAACCACAGCATGTTCAATGAAGTGAGACGTGACTTCAGGGCAGTGCAGTGCATCAATAATTATGTGTGGTTAGCTGTGCGTTCATGTGTCCAGTACACACAGAAGGACTGGCTAGTACTTTTCGATCTTTGTCCAGAACCTTTAACAACGTCCTTACTCACAAGGCCGAGAAGGAAACACAAAATCGGCTTAAATTTCCTCTAATATAACTGACAGTGTAGAGGATTCATTGGGGTGTAAATACAGACTTCTGACACACAGTAAACTACTTCTTAGTGAGACTAAGAGCCATTATATTGTAAGTGCTTACTTTTCTCTCTGGTAGAAAAGGTGGTACATGGTTGTCAGTCCGCCATCTGAACCAGGCTCCCATCTGCATGTGAAGGTCTCTTTCTCAGGAGATCTACAGTTAAGGTGAACAGGTTGCCCTGGTGGAGACACACCTGGTGGTAGAGCAGAAAACCAACCACCAACTATAAACGCATCCTAATCCCAAACTAACATAGCACTGTAAATATGTTCTTAGAAATGTACTGATGCCTGTGTTGCAGGGACTTACCAGTGCATATAGGGAATGGTAAAAGAAGCAGAGGCATTAGGGTGACCAGAAACTTTTCCCACATCTTTCCCCAAGTCCTCtggcaggaaacaggaaaccctGAATATGACATCACAAATGATTAAGATGCTACACATGTTTACAGGGCAGCCAGACTTGTTTTTACTTACAACAACAGACATGGAGGGGAAAACAACTAACTGAACACAGGCAAGACATCTGGTAATGGACTTTGAGACTAGTCTGAGTG
Above is a genomic segment from Osmerus mordax isolate fOsmMor3 chromosome 24, fOsmMor3.pri, whole genome shotgun sequence containing:
- the prlrb gene encoding prolactin receptor b isoform X3, producing MWEKFLVTLMPLLLLPFPICTGVSPPGQPVHLNCRSPEKETFTCRWEPGSDGGLTTMYHLFYQRENSDETFECPDYQSAGDHSCFFDRTHTFIWVTYNITIVASNSLGRTRSDPLEVDVMDIVYPNAPENLTASVVFLSSEESPYLLMTWEPPHGLDVHSGWITPTYQLRIKQKKENEWEEYISGKQTQFEIYSLPPEALFMVQVQCKIDHGLWSEWSPMVYAEVPNYTRPDKSDWIVVGVFLSFIVLVGTFILTVKRKLCVFCQQTFIELHLPRNIVVCTIGKVTFESSFFSSIKHCVLPPVPVPKIRGFDVQLLKSGRPEDILSAVFQQGFPPTVSCKDQSEYLVVSDSKESMMNSPTEQTRTANLSDYKWQSILHLSEEANWEVDGEQNLERCEDQDYTPESHRPTSTENTSMFNPPSFYADLQSIQNFSDQQQIDASENPVAKHINYIKIRVNSQNNRDEELHMDRTAVNMFCTSTAVGYVDISNVTEEELGENQFNYSKVSGVDTNNVLLLQREIVQPKSPPFGEKENLEEFTSQRSCYLDKTGPTPGEVNTGLKDNGYVDTMPM
- the prlrb gene encoding prolactin receptor b isoform X2; the encoded protein is MWFPVSCQRTWGKMWEKFLVTLMPLLLLPFPICTGVSPPGQPVHLNCRSPEKETFTCRWEPGSDGGLTTMYHLFYQRENSDETFECPDYQSAGDHSCFFDRTHTFIWVTYNITIVASNSLGRTRSDPLEVDVMDIVYPNAPENLTASVVFLSSEESPYLLMTWEPPHGLDVHSGWITPTYQLRIKQKKENEWEEYISGKQTQFEIYSLPPEALFMVQVQCKIDHGLWSEWSPMVYAEVPNYTRPDKSDWIVVGVFLSFIVLVGTFILTVKRKLCVFCQQTFIELHLPRNIVVCTIGKVTFESSFFSSIKHCVLPPVPVPKIRGFDVQLLKSGRPEDILSAVFQQGFPPTVSCKDQSEYLVVSDSKESMMNSPTEQTRTANLSDYKWQSILHLSEEANWEVDGEQNLERCEDQDYTPESHRPTSTENTSMFNPPSFYADLQSIQNFSDQQQIDASENPVAKHINYIKIRVNSQNNRDEELHMDRTAVNMFCTSTAVGYVDISNVTEEELGENQFNYSKVSGVDTNNVLLLQREIVQPKSPPFGEKENLEEFTSQRSCYLDKTGPTPGEVNTGLKDNGYVDTMPM
- the prlrb gene encoding prolactin receptor b isoform X4 → MSYSGFPVSCQRTWGKMWEKFLVTLMPLLLLPFPICTGVSPPGQPVHLNCRSPEKETFTCRWEPGSDGGLTTMYHLFYQRENSDETFECPDYQSAGDHSCFFDRTHTFIWVTYNITIVASNSLGRTRSDPLEVDVMDIVYPNAPENLTASVVFLSSEESPYLLMTWEPPHGLDVHSGWITPTYQLRIKQKKENEWEEYISGKQTQFEIYSLPPEALFMVQVQCKIDHGLWSEWSPMVYAEVPNYTRPDKSDWIVVGVFLSFIVLVGTFILTVKRKFIKHCVLPPVPVPKIRGFDVQLLKSGRPEDILSAVFQQGFPPTVSCKDQSEYLVVSDSKESMMNSPTEQTRTANLSDYKWQSILHLSEEANWEVDGEQNLERCEDQDYTPESHRPTSTENTSMFNPPSFYADLQSIQNFSDQQQIDASENPVAKHINYIKIRVNSQNNRDEELHMDRTAVNMFCTSTAVGYVDISNVTEEELGENQFNYSKVSGVDTNNVLLLQREIVQPKSPPFGEKENLEEFTSQRSCYLDKTGPTPGEVNTGLKDNGYVDTMPM
- the prlrb gene encoding prolactin receptor b isoform X1, translated to MSYSGFPVSCQRTWGKMWEKFLVTLMPLLLLPFPICTGVSPPGQPVHLNCRSPEKETFTCRWEPGSDGGLTTMYHLFYQRENSDETFECPDYQSAGDHSCFFDRTHTFIWVTYNITIVASNSLGRTRSDPLEVDVMDIVYPNAPENLTASVVFLSSEESPYLLMTWEPPHGLDVHSGWITPTYQLRIKQKKENEWEEYISGKQTQFEIYSLPPEALFMVQVQCKIDHGLWSEWSPMVYAEVPNYTRPDKSDWIVVGVFLSFIVLVGTFILTVKRKLCVFCQQTFIELHLPRNIVVCTIGKVTFESSFFSSIKHCVLPPVPVPKIRGFDVQLLKSGRPEDILSAVFQQGFPPTVSCKDQSEYLVVSDSKESMMNSPTEQTRTANLSDYKWQSILHLSEEANWEVDGEQNLERCEDQDYTPESHRPTSTENTSMFNPPSFYADLQSIQNFSDQQQIDASENPVAKHINYIKIRVNSQNNRDEELHMDRTAVNMFCTSTAVGYVDISNVTEEELGENQFNYSKVSGVDTNNVLLLQREIVQPKSPPFGEKENLEEFTSQRSCYLDKTGPTPGEVNTGLKDNGYVDTMPM